The DNA window CGCGGCCGAAGGACTGAGACTTTTGTGTGAGCGCGGGTACGTGCTGACGGTTGTCACCAATCAGTCGGGAGTCGGCCGCGGTTACTTTTCGATGGCTGACGTTGACCGCGTGCACTGCCGCTTGACGGAGCTGCTGGCGGACCGGGGAGTCACGCTGCAGGGAATCTACGTCTGCCCGCATCGGGCGAATCAGCGTTGTGCGTGCCGCAAACCGGCCGTCGGGCTCATTTCACGGGCAAGCGCCGATTGCGGTTTGACCAGCGATACTATTGCCGCCGTGATCGGCGACAAAGAATCCGACATGCAGTTTGGCAAAAATCTCGCCAGCCCTGTGATACTATTAATGTCGGGCTACGGTCGCAGAGAGCGGGCGCGCGGCGTAAGCGCCGATTTCTACGCCGAGAACTTGCTGCAGGCGGCCCGTTGGCTTTTGGAACGTCAAAAATAAGGTGGAATCCATGGACAGGCACACGATAGAAGCGATCATTGCGGGAAATCTGGAACGCCACCGTCAGGTCTGCGAACGTCTGGCCGGTATGATGCCGCTGGTCGAGCGCGCTGCGGCGCTGATGATTCAGTCGCTGAAAAACGACGGGCGCGTTCTTTTCTGCGGCAACGGCGGCTCGGCCGCCGACGCTCAGCATCTCGCCGCGGAACTTTCCGGACGATATCTTTTCAACCGGCCGGCGCTCGACGCCGAAGCATTGCATGTCAACACGTCGGCGCTCACCGCGATCGCCAATGATTTCGGTTACGAGACGGTTTTTTCGCGGCACGTCGAGGCGCATGGGCGCCCCGGAGACACGCTGGTGGCGATTTCGACCAGCGGCGGCAGCGCCAACGTCGTGAAAGCGGCCGAAGCCGCGCGCCGCAAAAAAATGCGCGTCATTGCCATGACGGGGGAAAAAGACTCGCTTCTGTCCGGCATGGCGGACGTCGTGCTGGCGGTGCCGACGGCCGAGACGCCTCGGATTCAGGAAATGCACATTCTGATCGGACACACGCTGTGTGAAATCATTGAAAAAAACCTTTTTGAAGAGAAGTGATTTTCCGGTGGGCTTTTTTCTGATTGGGGAACGCGTTTTTATCATCAAGGAGGGACTCGAATGAGTGTCAAAAGAAGAGGATTTTATTTTGCGCTGATGGTATGTGTGCTGAGCGTTTCGACCGCCTCTGCCGCGGAGTGGCGCCAAAAGAAGGAATATCGCGACGATTTCGGCGCCAGCGTCGAGATTCAGGCGACGTACTATGCGGCGGAATACGTGGAACGCTCGACTCAGGATCAGGCGCAGAAAAATCTGTGGACGGCCGACGAGGCGGAGGATTACCGTTACAATTTGCTGCAGCAGCTGAAACTTGATGATACGATCCCCGTGTTTATCAGATTCACGAACCGCGGGCCGGCGATCCGCATGGCTCCTTTCGAGAGTCAGGTTACCCTGACCGTGGGCAAACATCGTCTTTCCCCTGTCGATTACGACAAACGCTTCAACTTCAAAATCACCGATGAACGTGAAGGCTTCGTCTACTTTCCCCGTTACGATTCCAAGGGAAAGCCCTATCTGACGCCGAAAGTCAAAACGGTCAAGTTCACCATCGACGGCGCCATCACGCCCGTGACGCTCGGCAAGACCATTGATTTCTTCTGGGACGTCAAAGACGACGACCCCAACAAGCTGCTGCAAGGCAAATCGGGCGCCCGCATGGAAATGGATCGTCTGAACAAACGCGTCGGCAACCTGACAAAGGAAGGCAAGGAGCTTCAGGACCGCCTGAACGAAATCCAGGAGGAACTGAGCAAGCTCAACAAACGCATGATGGAACTGCAAAAAGAAATTTAATTGGCGGAAAACGAAAAGGGACTCAACTCGCGCGGAGTTGGGCCCCTTTATTTGTCTCGATGGTTCCGGTCGAAGAGAAAAGTGTATAATTGGAAAAACAGCGCGCAAGGAGGATAAAAAATGAAACGTATTGCAGTGTTGACCAGCGGCGGCGACGCGCCGGGGATGAACGCGGCCATCCGGGCCGTCGTCAGGTGCGCGGCCTATCACGATATAAAATGTCTGGGCGTGGCGCAGGGATATGAAGGCCTCATCGACGGCATCTTCCGCAAGATCGAAGTGCGGGACGTGGGGTCGATCATCCAGCGCGGCGGAACGGTGCTGCGAACCTCGCGCAGCGAACGTTTCCTGACGGAGGAAGGCAGAAAAAAAGCGCGCCAGCAGTGCGACGACCGCAACATCGACGGCCTGATCGTCATCGGCGGCGACGGTTCGTTCCGCGGCGCCTGGGAACTGCAGAAAATGGGGCTGCCCGTCGTGGGGATCCCCGCGACGATCGACAACGACGTCAACGGCACCGACATGACGATCGGCTTCGATACGGCGCTCAATACGGCTCTGGACGCCGTGCGGCGGCTGCGCGATACGGCCCACAGTCACGACAAGCTTTTCATCGTCGAGGTGATGGGGCGTCACTGCGGCTTTATCGCGCTGCAAACCGCCGTGGCCGGCGGCGCGGAATTTGCGGTACTGCCCGAGATCCCCTTCGACATCGGCGCTCTGTGCAAAAAGCTCAAAGCGTCGCGCCTCAGCGGGAAAAATTATTCTCTCATCATTCTTGCGGAAGGCGTCATGTCCGGCTACGAACTGCAGAAAAAGCTTGCCG is part of the Pyramidobacter porci genome and encodes:
- a CDS encoding D-glycero-alpha-D-manno-heptose-1,7-bisphosphate 7-phosphatase; translated protein: MNKKKWVILDRDGTIIEEKNYLHRPEQVVLLPGAAEGLRLLCERGYVLTVVTNQSGVGRGYFSMADVDRVHCRLTELLADRGVTLQGIYVCPHRANQRCACRKPAVGLISRASADCGLTSDTIAAVIGDKESDMQFGKNLASPVILLMSGYGRRERARGVSADFYAENLLQAARWLLERQK
- the pfkA gene encoding 6-phosphofructokinase, producing MKRIAVLTSGGDAPGMNAAIRAVVRCAAYHDIKCLGVAQGYEGLIDGIFRKIEVRDVGSIIQRGGTVLRTSRSERFLTEEGRKKARQQCDDRNIDGLIVIGGDGSFRGAWELQKMGLPVVGIPATIDNDVNGTDMTIGFDTALNTALDAVRRLRDTAHSHDKLFIVEVMGRHCGFIALQTAVAGGAEFAVLPEIPFDIGALCKKLKASRLSGKNYSLIILAEGVMSGYELQKKLAEQAPGYKATVTVLGHIQRGGAPSSYDATIATRMGAYAVNCLLEGKHGVMTGLVNGHMTPVPLPNTWEVKKRLNPELLELVKELSI
- a CDS encoding D-sedoheptulose-7-phosphate isomerase, which encodes MDRHTIEAIIAGNLERHRQVCERLAGMMPLVERAAALMIQSLKNDGRVLFCGNGGSAADAQHLAAELSGRYLFNRPALDAEALHVNTSALTAIANDFGYETVFSRHVEAHGRPGDTLVAISTSGGSANVVKAAEAARRKKMRVIAMTGEKDSLLSGMADVVLAVPTAETPRIQEMHILIGHTLCEIIEKNLFEEK